The nucleotide sequence AGCAATGAACTTAGTATCATTAGTGCGGAGAAATCGCGAGCGTTTGCTAATTTCAAACAGCCTGCGGGTGGTCAGCAACTGTTCGCTGTAAACCATAATGATGCAGGTGACTCATTATATATTCTGGGAACAGCCACAAGTACTAGTAATATCAGATTCGAACTACCTGAAGGTGACTACGCTGAGTTTGATTTAAACATTAGCAACCGTGAAGATGCTGATCAGCAAATCGGTGCCATGTATGGCGAAGTTGGAATGTCCAAAGAATACGCCATTGGCGATAGTTTTTCTTTAGAACAACTTGGGGCAGACGGTACAGTTCAAAAATTATTTGTACCAGTAATTTCAAAAAAAGGATGAAAACTCACTTATGAGTTTCCATCCTTTTTGCTTTAATTACAGTGCTTCGTCTACAGAGACGATTTTGGCACCATACATTGTTTTAATGTAGTTTAACGCGTAATCATAATCTTCATCACTGAGTGCCTCAGTGGTCTCCTTTGGGACAGTAATTTCGTATCCGCGAAGACATGCGTCTGCAGCAGAATGTTGAATACAAATATTAGTGACTACCCCAGTCAAAATCACGTTATCTACGTTTAATTCGCGGAGTAATGTGTCTAACCCAGTTTCAAAAAATGCGCTGTACGTCCGCTTTTCAAACGAATAGTCTCCACTTTTCGGAGCCAATTCATCAGTAATCTGGCCACCCCAAGTGCCCTTCATACTATGATCACCCCAGATTTTTAACTCGTGATCTTCTTTGTAGTGCTCATCAGAAACGTAGACAACCGGTGTCCCTTGAGCACGAGCCTTAGTCAATAAATCACTAATCGGTTGAATTGTTTTCAAAGCTCGATCATTCTTCAATGCTCCGGTCAAAAAATCGTTGGTCATATCAATTACAAGTACAGCTGATTTCATTAAAAATCTCCTCCAAAAATTGATAAATGGGTTACACTAATTAATGTTAAAGATACCACAGTTTAGTGGTTGTGAGAAGTCTAGAAAGTAAATAATGGAGGTGCTTCATGAATACAATTTTTCACATCAACGAATCCGCAAAGTGGCCAATGATTTTTAGCAACGTTAACCATATGCACGAATGGATGGTGGATAATTCGGATAATGGCAAAATCGAGGTGTTGGTTAACGGTCCGGCCGTCAGTGATGTTGTGACTGACAGCAAGGTTGATTTGTCAGCCCTAACCGATATTGGGATAACAATCGCCGTTTGCAACAATTCGTTAGTTCAGCGAAATATTGAAACCAATTCACTACAGCCAAATCTAACCGTCGTACCTGTGGGTGTAGTGGAACTAGCTACCAAACAACTTGAAGGTTTTGCATACATTAAACCATAATCAAAAAGCCCAGCGTTTGCTGGGCTTTCTTTATGCACCAAATGCTTGCAAATAGTGTACCGTTCCCGTTACATTATCCAAACCACCTG is from Lentilactobacillus curieae and encodes:
- a CDS encoding cysteine hydrolase family protein is translated as MKSAVLVIDMTNDFLTGALKNDRALKTIQPISDLLTKARAQGTPVVYVSDEHYKEDHELKIWGDHSMKGTWGGQITDELAPKSGDYSFEKRTYSAFFETGLDTLLRELNVDNVILTGVVTNICIQHSAADACLRGYEITVPKETTEALSDEDYDYALNYIKTMYGAKIVSVDEAL
- a CDS encoding DsrE family protein is translated as MNTIFHINESAKWPMIFSNVNHMHEWMVDNSDNGKIEVLVNGPAVSDVVTDSKVDLSALTDIGITIAVCNNSLVQRNIETNSLQPNLTVVPVGVVELATKQLEGFAYIKP